TGAGAAATCGAATTTGGAAGTTAACATATCGATTGAAATTGCTTGAAATCGGCGACATTTTGAATACGTGGCAGATAATTTACAATTCATGGTGCAACACTTTTCGTAGCCCCCAAAACCTTGCTACTGAGCCTTGTGTTAATCTTGTCATCCGGCGACAAAAGTCCATTGAAACGATTCAATAGCTCGCCTTTTAAAGCGACGTAACGTGGTGGCGTACCGACCAAGAGTAAAACAATTATCTtactaattaataacaatatgtaaCTGTAACTTGTAAAATGGGAACACTCGCGAGGTAGCGAGGAGGGAatatgcgccctctatagtttaaatttttgtaaactttttacTCTTCCACTGCAGATCGTAAAATGGCGAACGCACCAGATTTAGGTTCAACACATTGTGATTTGTGGCATAACATAGATAAACtccaaaaagaaattattatctATGAACGCATACATGTTTTAAGCAACGAAAGCGAAGAACAGGTAGCTATTTCAGATAAAGCGGAGTCTTCTTTACGTCACAGGTATGTGTTTAAgtatagggcctaggcctaggcctagcctacttaaTAATACTACTCTAGATTGTAGGGGCTTAGGCTAGCCTAACCACTATAAGCCTACTAAACTAGGCCTTATTGGTAGGCATTATTTAGTTAGGCCTATGCTTTACTAATACTACACCTAGGCTACTAGCTTTTATTAAATTagcttttatattatttattattattaagtcatttaataatattattattaaccatttgtttttctttttaaaaaaattataatattgttaattagGAATGATGTGTTGAGAAAATTAGAAAACAATATAGAAATGATCATAGACAGTTTACAACAGAACAAAGCACCTGCAGTGGCATTTGTTAGTAGAACAAGTTGGCAAAATGTAAGGTAGGCGTAAACTACTATGTCACTCTCTAGTCTATAGAGCTAAAGGTACACCTTAAAATTCTTAAACTTATGATCTAGGCTAGTAGAATGGttagctccggagatcaaagggttgatctgtggctgtgacacgatcagttccacggtCCTTAAGAGACACTGTGCGCCGCGGAGAATGTGTAAATAGCACGTCAGTGttgttggtatttgttgcagccaaACATCACATAAGATCAACTgttatcttggcaaggcgagcccagtgtcctgttgttagattgccttggtagtAGTAGGCATAGAATTAGgcctggtactggtactggttcaaataaccgtctcacagagacatctggtagccattgacttaaagttggcatttggatgtgttacttttaaatgtaggcctacagtatgagagtgactactaccaaattacacagtcacaaaacaacttataaaacagttcatatatacagttaaaacattgctgggaattataaatttctgttgaagcaggctctaatgaagttgcatctagtaagttgactttgttgtacaactctatcaagtactgatggtatcttccgacctcttcatttactttgtgttgtgtgaaaagtaagaatttttgtaggatcttcattttcttttcttttctacCACCTACCAATTTTATTGAATGATAATTGTCAAATCACCTTTATTCATTGAATGGAGAACGATTACAACATGAACAATTGTTTTCCTTGACAGACCTACCAAATACTTCATTTATTAAAACGATAAAATTCCATTAATACATCATTTATGCATTAGTTTTTCAGCTGATGTTGGACTAAAGTTAGATAAGGACAAAAGTGTTTCAGAACTCCGGTTTGACTCAATCAATTCAACTACAAGATTTGGTAAGgcgacactatcaaactttatgtgatgtccTCATTATatggatataatgatgtcatatcactaccatatttgggcacatcacactttttttgtcaaactagcttgatagtgtagagacaAAGCTTAAGATTGAAGAATCAAATAGATGCTAAGGTTATGACATACCATATTGGTTACTTGACTGTTAGTACTATAACTACCTTCTACcataaaatacaagaaaaaattATATGTAGCATTGGTTTTATTGTTgtgaaatttatttaatttgtattccTTTATTAAGCTCTGATGCTAAGCCTGATGTCTGAATGCTATACACTAGTCCAAAGCAACACATTCTCAACTAAACGGTATGTTTTTGGAGGCGTTAACCTATTAGGcagttgtattgtattgtgaaattgtttaataataatgagtGTGGTCTGAACTAATAGCACATCATTGTGGGTCAgtgttttaatatacaaaatgtatgtattgtCAAGAAATATGAAAATAGCATTGCTTGTCCAAAATGTTATAGTCAACTACCCTCAGATTATATACTAAGCTTGTCCAAAATGTCTTGTTTTTCCTGAATTtctagattaaaaaaaaagtattattggTCATGAGGTCAAAATTTTAATTTGTGTGTAGGCTATATCAGAGTCTTGTGCATGTTAccatcattatcatttaacTGTATTTATCAATTTGATAGAGACATCTATTACAGAGATCCTCAACTGTTTGGTAGCCAATCAGTGGTAGATGAGCTAGCTGACAACATAGCTTGTATGTTATCTGTTCCTCGACATCATCTACATTTGGTAATTtcctatttttatttacatgaataattttgtttaaagccctgtctacactaatTCATAGgcagattttttaaaatataataaaaacaatgaaaaagatAGGACATTACATTAGGTTCAGCACTTTTTTTTACAACTTTacaatttaatatacattttttaatctaataaattataattcttatttttagtTGGCAACATCCAAAGGATGTCTAGCTGGTGATCttagttttattgaaatggaTGGTAATTGTGTAGATTGCTCAGCCACTACAACAGTTAAGTGTGTAAATAGTCATTTTAAACGAATATACATATATCAATagcataataataaaaaaaaattaataaaacggtttatctatttttttttgtcagggTATTTTGGTTCCATCACACGTTGAAGGTCTTACAAGTATCCTTTATTGTTTGTTACCACTGAAAAGTGTCTAGACGTGCAAAACTGGCTCCAGAGAGCACAGAAATCTGGCAAATGTCACCATCCATGATGAAGCTGCCAAACTGGCTAAGAGCCATAACTTTAAAATCTTATTTCTTTACCCATAACGGGGTTGCCAAACTGGATGCATAGAGAATCCTCAATCTTTCAATTGTTACTATATGATTGGCTGCCAAACTGTCTTTATATGTCTTATATTAATCTGTAAAATATTACCAACACTGATGTGGATGAGATATGTTTTCTAATATAAATGGCAAAccaatgtttctatttttattatcattaaataaaGATATTCGTTCTGAagcaaaatttgttttaattgttgaGAAGGATGCAACATTCCAGAAGTTGTTGGATGATGGTTTACTGAAGAGAATTAAGAACTGTATCATTATCACAGTAAGAATCTTTTAATTGTTGGTGTCTATGTGGTTTCTATATGTTTTTATGCAGGCATGTTTAACTTAACATCAGGCCCGCAACAGAGATATTATTAGCATTAgcattatatattgtttgacACAGAGCTTAAAATCAAGTTGGTAATCTGGATAGTGTATGCGTATTTCACCGGTATTATGTTCTCCACTAAtagtatatatacatat
This genomic stretch from Antedon mediterranea chromosome 11, ecAntMedi1.1, whole genome shotgun sequence harbors:
- the LOC140062305 gene encoding meiotic recombination protein SPO11-like is translated as MANAPDLGSTHCDLWHNIDKLQKEIIIYERIHVLSNESEEQVAISDKAESSLRHRNDVLRKLENNIEMIIDSLQQNKAPAVAFVSRTSWQNVSFSADVGLKLDKDKSVSELRFDSINSTTRFALMLSLMSECYTLVQSNTFSTKRDIYYRDPQLFGSQSVVDELADNIACMLSVPRHHLHLLATSKGCLAGDLSFIEMDGNCVDCSATTTGILVPSHVEGLTNIRSEAKFVLIVEKDATFQKLLDDGLLKRIKNCIIITGKGFPDINTRMMVRKLWDCFHIPIFGLVDADPHGIEILCVYKFGSKSYSFDSHNLTVPSIRWLGVLPSDIKHLQIRKESLIPLTKADMDKAGELIKRPYYKQIPTWMKEIQILLTSGYKAEIQTLTAISNNFLTDV